One Rhodothermales bacterium DNA window includes the following coding sequences:
- a CDS encoding Smr/MutS family protein has product MPYPSVSDDGQTIELDLHGASVQIAEDMILATIPLAANRGRSVVRVIHGVSTSETFDDRSTIKSALLALLEQGTMDRYVTDWIVLEGSTLVSLNVTGQRDSTRILIRDIT; this is encoded by the coding sequence ATGCCGTATCCCAGCGTATCCGATGACGGTCAGACGATCGAGCTCGATCTGCACGGAGCCTCGGTACAGATTGCTGAGGACATGATTCTGGCCACAATACCTCTTGCTGCGAATCGCGGGAGAAGCGTCGTCCGAGTTATCCATGGCGTTTCTACAAGTGAGACCTTCGACGATCGTTCGACCATCAAGTCCGCACTCCTGGCGCTACTGGAACAGGGTACGATGGACCGATATGTGACGGACTGGATTGTTCTCGAAGGTTCGACCCTGGTCTCCCTGAACGTAACAGGCCAACGAGATTCCACTCGCATTCTCATTCGCGACATCACGTAA